In Eubalaena glacialis isolate mEubGla1 chromosome 2, mEubGla1.1.hap2.+ XY, whole genome shotgun sequence, a single genomic region encodes these proteins:
- the XRCC3 gene encoding LOW QUALITY PROTEIN: DNA repair protein XRCC3 (The sequence of the model RefSeq protein was modified relative to this genomic sequence to represent the inferred CDS: inserted 1 base in 1 codon), with amino-acid sequence MDLDQLDLNPRIIAAVKKAKLRSVKEVLHLSGPDLQRLTRLSGPDVQRLLRAASSHLRGSSVCTALQLLRQKCQRLSLGCPVLDGLLRGGLPLDGITELAGRSSAGKTQLALQLCLAVQLPRRHGGLGAGAVYVCTEDAFPSRRLQQLIAQQQRLRTDVPGDVVRKIQFGHQIFIEHAADVDTLLECVRKKVPVLLSRGMARLVVIDSVAAPFRCEFDQASSALRARRLQALGAELRRLSCTFRSPVLCVNQVTESAEERGAAAGPPGVVGERVSPALGITWSNQLLVRLMADRQRPEEAASAPPRRTLRVVSAPHLPPSSCSYTVTAEGVXGTPGTESC; translated from the exons ATGGATTTGGATCAGTTGGACCTGAATCCTAGAATTATTGCTGCAGTTAAGAAAG CCAAACTGAGGTCAGTAAAGGAGGTTCTGCATCTTTCTGGACCAGACCTGCAGAGGCTGACCCGCCTCTCCGGCCCCGACGTGCAGCGCTTGCTGCGGGCGGCCTCCTCACACCTGCGGGGAAGCAGCGTCTGCACAG CCCTCCAGCTGCTCCGGCAGAAGTGCCAGCGCCTGAGCCTGGGCTGCCCCGTGCTGGACGGGCTCCTCCGCGGCGGGCTGCCCCTGGACGGCATCACCGAGCTGGCCGGACGCAGCTCCGCCGGGAAGACGCAGCTGGCGCTGCAGCTCTGCCTGGCCGTGCAGCTCCCGCGGCGACACGGAGGCCTGGGGGCCG GGGCCGTGTACGTGTGCACAGAGGACGCCTTCCCCAGCCGGCGTCTGCAGCAGCTCATCGCTCAGCAGCAGCGCCTGCGGACAGACGTCCCAGGGGACGTGGTCAGGAAAATCCAGTTTGGCCACCAGATCTTCATTGAGCACGCAGCCGACGTG GACACCCTGCTGGAGTGTGTGCGTAAGAAGGTGCCTGTGCTGCTGTCGCGGGGCATGGCCCGCCTGGTGGTCATCGACTCCGTGGCAGCCCCGTTCCGTTGCGAGTTCGACCAGGCGTCCTCGGCCCTCAGGGCCCGGCGTCTGCAGGCGCTGGGGGCCGAGCTGCGCCGGCTGAGCTGCACCTTCCGGAGCCCCGTGCTGTGCGTCAACCAG GTGACGGAATCCGCGGAGGAGCGGGGTGCGGCAGCCGGGCCGCCGGG TGTCGTGGGAGAGCGGGTGTCTCCGGCCCTGGGAATAACCTGGTCCAACCAGCTCCTGGTGAGGCTGATGGCCGACCGGCAGCGCCCTGaggaggccgcctccgccccgccccgccgcacCCTGAGGGTGGTCTCCGCCCCCCACCTGCCGCCCTCGTCCTGTTCCTACACGGTCACCGCTGAGGGTG CGGGGACGCCTGGAACCGAGTCCTGCTGA